Sequence from the Ruminococcaceae bacterium KH2T8 genome:
ATTTCAGAAATTACGGAAGGCTTGACTTGGATGTCGGGCCTTCCGTTAATATAATCTACGGAAATAATGCACAGGGTAAGACTAATCTTATTGAGGCTATTAATGTATGTTCCTGCATAACTTCACACAGGACATCCAAGGACAGGGATCTTATCAAGTTCGGATGTAACGAATATAAGATAACTCTTGACTTAAGGGACGAAGAATACAGCACGGATACGTCTATTTCCGCTTCATTTTATACCGAAGATTCCGAACTTACGCCTAATAAGGCTCCCAAGAGGGTCCTTCTTCACGACGGAATAACGATCGATAAGGTTTCCGATTATATGGGCGTTTGTAACACTGTTATCTTCGCTCCGGAGGACTTAAATCTCGTAAAAGGAGCTCCTGCGAGCAGAAGAAAGTTCTTTAATATGCTCATAAGCAAGGTCTCCCCTACTTATTACGACACTCTCAATAAGACAAACAGGATAATCAACCAGAAGAATACCTGCATCAAGTCATTCAGAGGCGATGTAAGGAAAGCTGACGATAATGTTCTCGACTTCTGGGACTTCTCCCTGTCGGATCTTTCTGCCGACATGATCATGTACAGATACAGATTTTCAAAGCTTCTTTCGGCGAAAGCATCCGGTCACCATTCCGTTATATCAGACGGTAAGGAAGTACTCAGTATCTCCTATTCGACCATATCAGGCGCTGTAGAGCTCCTGGAGCGCTCTTTAGGCTCAGAGGAAGAACAACACATGTTGATCGACGGAACGCTTTCTGAGGCTAATTACGCGCGAATTAAGGGTATATTGTCCGAGTATGTATTAGGC
This genomic interval carries:
- a CDS encoding DNA replication and repair protein RecF, producing the protein MYIKHISLENFRNYGRLDLDVGPSVNIIYGNNAQGKTNLIEAINVCSCITSHRTSKDRDLIKFGCNEYKITLDLRDEEYSTDTSISASFYTEDSELTPNKAPKRVLLHDGITIDKVSDYMGVCNTVIFAPEDLNLVKGAPASRRKFFNMLISKVSPTYYDTLNKTNRIINQKNTCIKSFRGDVRKADDNVLDFWDFSLSDLSADMIMYRYRFSKLLSAKASGHHSVISDGKEVLSISYSTISGAVELLERSLGSEEEQHMLIDGTLSEANYARIKGILSEYVLGKLRAGRKNDIEKGISVFGIHRDDLDIKLDDLSMKNYSSQGQQRSAALSLKLAELEIIKEFTSSSPVLLLDDVFSELDSGRRVSLLSGMKDAQIFITCTDRNYIENELVEFVMTDINPVFFHVSTGKIVREN